Below is a window of Pseudomonas monteilii DNA.
GCCGCGCTTCTCGCCGACCAGGTAGAGCGTGCCGGTGGTCATCTGACCCGCCAGGGCCTCGAGCAGGTAGGCCGCCAGGTCGCGTGACTTGGGCAGGAACAGCACGGCGGCTTCGAAGGCATGCTCGGCAGGTGCGACACCGTGATGGACGCGGCCGGCGAAGCGCTGCTCGAGACGGGCCAGGTCGCCTGCGTGCCAGGTCCAGCCCCGGGCCTGTGGCAGGCGTCCGAGCAGATCGTCCGGCGGCAGGCCGGCCAACAGGACCTGACCCTGGAAAAGCTCGGCCTGACGAAGCAACACTTCACTGCGCGGGTCCATGGGGGAGTGTCTCCTGGCAAAAAGGGCGCAGTTTAGCAGAGCCGTCGGGCTAGACGACGCGGCGGGGTTGTCCGGCAAGGAACGCTTGGGCGTTTTCGGCGAGCTGACCGACGATGCGCTGGCGGGCCTCAACGGCGCCCCAGGCGCTGTGCGGCGTGACGATCAGGCGCGGCACATCCGTCGCCAGCAACGGGTTGCCTGCCACCGGCGGTTCGGTGCTCAGCACGTCGGTCGCCGCACCCCCCAGGTGCCCGCTGCGCAGGGCATCGGCCAAGGCCTGCTCGTCGATCAGCCCGCCGCGCGCTGTGTTCACCACCAACGCACCGGGTTTGAGCAGCGCCAGTTCACGGGCGCCGAGCATGTGCCGGGTGCGCTCGTTCAAAGGGCAATGCAAGGTCAGCGCATCGACCTGTGGCAGCAGCTCGTCCAGCGGCAGGCGGTCCGCGCGCGCCGGACGGCCTGGCACCTGGCCGCTGAGCACGCGCATGCCGAACGCTTCGGCCAGCCGTGCCACCGCACCGCCCAGCTCGCCGTGGCCGAGCAGGCCCAGTGTCTTGCCTTCCAGCTCGACGATGGGGAAATCCAGCAGGCAGAACTGACTGGCCTGCGCCCAGCGACCCTCGGCGACCGCCTGGCGGTAGTCGCACAGGCGCGTGGCCAGGGCCAGCAGCAGGGCCAGGGTGTGTTGCGCGACCGAAGGTGTGCCGTAGCCCTGGCAGTTGCACACCGTGATGCCCTGGGCACGCGCAGCGGGCAGGTCGACGTTGTTGGTGCCGGTGGCGGCCACCAGGATCAGGTCGATGTGCGGGTTGGCCTGAAGAATGGCGGCGTCGAGCACGACCTTGTTGGTGATCACCACCGAGGCGCCCCGCAGGTGCTCGGCAATCTGGTCGGGAGACGTGGCGTCGTACAAGGTGAACGTATCGAACAGGCGTTGCAGGGGCGACAGGTCGAGATCCCCCAGGTCGAGCGAGTGATGGTCGAGAAACACGGCATGACGTGGGCTGGGCATGAAGACTCCACTGGCGAGAGGGCAGAGGTGGACAGTGGCCCAGCGGAGGGTCGGTTGACAAGCCTGACGTCTGGCGCGCGCTGGCACTGGCCTTATCCATCCGATCACGACCCAGGCCAAAATGGCCGAGCCAGTCTGACGATGCTCCCGCTACACTGCGTCCGGCAACGTCCGCCGCCTGCCGTGGTCAGACCTCTGCCTGCGGCGACCCGGCCGCGCCGTTCTGCGTGCCTACCTTGATCTGGAGAACCGTCGATGACCTCTGCCCGCGCCTGTTGGCGACGTGCCCGCCTGCCACTGGCCATCAGCCTGGCATCCTCGCTCGCCC
It encodes the following:
- a CDS encoding glycerate dehydrogenase (Catalyzes the reduction of hydroxypyruvate to form D-glycerate, using NADH as an electron donor) is translated as MPSPRHAVFLDHHSLDLGDLDLSPLQRLFDTFTLYDATSPDQIAEHLRGASVVITNKVVLDAAILQANPHIDLILVAATGTNNVDLPAARAQGITVCNCQGYGTPSVAQHTLALLLALATRLCDYRQAVAEGRWAQASQFCLLDFPIVELEGKTLGLLGHGELGGAVARLAEAFGMRVLSGQVPGRPARADRLPLDELLPQVDALTLHCPLNERTRHMLGARELALLKPGALVVNTARGGLIDEQALADALRSGHLGGAATDVLSTEPPVAGNPLLATDVPRLIVTPHSAWGAVEARQRIVGQLAENAQAFLAGQPRRVV